From the Vibrio tubiashii ATCC 19109 genome, the window ATGCGCATGTCGGTGACTTAGTCTTTTTTAGAACGGCACCGAAGGTCAGACATGTAGGTGTGTATATCGGCAACAAGCAGTTTATGCATGCATCGACATCGAAAGGGGTAATCATTTCAAGATTGGATAACCCTTATTGGGCTTCAAAATATTGGCATTTCAGACGAGTCACCTACTCGCCTGAAATGAACTGAATCACTAATCGTATTTAGCAACCGCTGAATCAAATAAATTCTTAACTAAGGCGATATACTCGTCCAAAAAGCCAATCTGTTCGTTGGTTGCAGGTTTTGCCCAAACACCAGCAAGGACTTCACCTAAATCTTCAACGACTGAGTCTGCTTCTTTTAGTAGTTGGAAGCGAACACTAGAATGCAATTCCGGGTTTTGCTCAAAGATCGCCATAATGTTGCTCGCGACCATATCAGTAACGACATCTTCCACGCTTTCCGTCCCGATATCGCCATCTTCCGATGCGAACACATCCAGATTAAAAGCCAAATGCTCAATTAAAGCCAAGTAACCATCGGTTTCAACAACCACAGCCCATCTCCGTTATAAATTATGTCGTTGACTAACATCTTTAATACTAAGTCATATCAATCGATATATACAACCAAAGTCGAATAGGTTGCTGACTTCCTGCACAAATTCAGTAAAACGCCTTCGTTAAAACTAGCATAGGATCAATCTTAATGACGTTTAAAATGGCTTAACAAGTAGAATTTCCACTAAAGTAATAAACTCTTAGTGGAGCGAGCTCACATTTTTACGCTGCTAGTTGTTAATACGTCTAAATGATTGAATTTTTTGCACTATGAATCAGTATTCATTCCAAGCTTCTTCTACACTATTAGCAAAGCAACGAAATTCTAGGATGATTTATGTGGCAGGCCATTTCTAAGCAGCTTTCCGAAACCTTGATGTTTTCTTATGACATTGTAGAAAAAGAAAAAGTCCAAGGTGGTGATATTAGTGATTGCTATATGGTTTCAGACGGTGAGCAACGCTACTTTGTAAAACTCAACAAGCGAGATTTTCTGCCTAAGTTTGATATAGAAGCGGAAAACATCCGTATATTGCGCGAAAGTAACACCGTTTTTGTCCCTGAGTTAATCCTTACAGGCAAGTCCAAAGAACACTCTTTTATCATTCTCAACTATTTACCTACTAAGCCTCTTGATGACAGTAAGAACAGTTATGCGTTTGGCCAGCAATTAGCCCGCTTACATCAGTGGGGCGAGCAAAAAGAGTATGGTTTCGACCAAGACAACTATATCGGTGCTACTCTCCAGCCTAACAAGTGGAACCGCAAGTGGTCTCGATTTTTCTCAGAACAACGAATCGGTTGGCAACTCCAACTGCTGAGAGAAAAAGGCATCAATCTCGTCGATATCAACGAGTTTACCCAACTAGTCCATGATAGATTAGCTAACCACCAACCTAAGCCTTCATTGCTCCACGGCGACTTATGGCATGGCAATGCTGCAAATTCTGTATTTGGCCCTATTTGTTATGATCCAGCGTGTTATTGGGGCGATCGTGAGTGTGACATTGCAATGACCGAGTTATTCGAAGGGTTCCAACCGGAGTTTTATCAAGGTTATGAAAGTGTTGCTCCGTTAGACTTTAGCTACAGCGAACGAAAAGACATTTATAACCTTTATCATGTGCTCAATCATTACAATCAATTTGGTGGTCACTATTTGGACCAATCAGAAAGACTGATAAAGCAAATACTTTCATACTAAATATAAATACTTCAATATTTACAATTGGTTACCACCTCTCAATTTATTCGTTGTCAAATATTTTCACTATCAATAGTGAAGTACGGGGCAACGAATTTTTGTTTTCCTTACCTAAATCATGTTTTGTACTTAATTCAGGTCTAATAGAAACTTCTCCGCTTAAGATTAAAGTGTCTACAGGGGCTCTCCTTTCTAGTAAGGAGGCAGTTAGGCACTGGTTTTCGATGAGTTGTAAGGAAAGAAGTTATGCGAAAATATACAGAGAAGATGGTTTCATGCCCTCACTGCGGACATTCAATTGGAATTACATTAGATGCTTCAAACGGTAGCCAAAATTTTTACGATGACTGCCCAGCATGTTGTCACGCGATTCACTTAAGTATGACGGTTGACGAGCAGATGGATAAAATCGAACTCCTCGTGGATGCAGATGACGAACAGATTTTTTAAAAAAGCGCCGTAAGGCGCTTTTTTTAAGTCAATGGAATAAAAGCATTAAACCCTACTTGCTAATACTCGCTCTACAGTATCAACAATTGCTTGAGTTTGAGGATCAAACTCAACATTAATCTTATCCCCAATTTTTCGTTGACCAAACAGTGTTCTTTCTAACGTTTCTGGAATTAGGTGGACCGAGAAACGGTTCTCTTCAACTTCACCAATGGTTAAAGAACATCCATCTAGCCCGATGTAGCCTTTGGCTAGCACATATTTGATCATTTCAGCTGGGATACTAAACCAAATAGTTCGGTTGTTAGGCGTATCAATAACGTCAACGACCTCTCCCATCAATGAGATATGACCAGACATAGAGTGCCCACCAATCTCATCGCCAAATTTGGCAGCACGCTCAATATTCACTGAGGCCCCGACTTTGAGCTCGCCGAGATTGGTCAGTGCTAATGTAGCCTGCATAAGATCAAAGTCGAGCAAATCACCATTAATCTTGGTCACTGTAAGGCAACAGCCATTGTGAGCAACTGAAGCACCGATGGTTAATCCCTCACCCATTTCCTGCGATAGCTTAACTGTGTGAGTCTGAAATTTTTCTTTTCTCTCTATGGCAATGACTTCCGCCATTCCCTGAACAATTCCTGTGAACATCAATCATTTCCGCGAGTTTTTGATGGTGCTTAGTGTGACATTTCTTTATCATCACGCACAATCATTTTCTCTTTTGTTCTCACGTTTCAATCACAAGAGATAGTCATTCGAACAACTTGTCATTGTTATTATCTAGTTTTGGAGTTTCCCTTTTGCATCGCTATAAAACAGAAGCCAATACATTAATAAAATTAGCGACCCCTGTACTTATTGCTTCAGTAGCACAAACAGGTATGGGCTTCGTCGATACGGTAATGGCCGGCGGCGTGAGTGCTACCGATATGGCCGCCGTTTCGATTGCTGCAAGCATTTGGCTACCTTCTATCTTATTTGGAGTCGGGCTATTAATGGCGTTGGTGCCCGTTGTTGCCCAACTTAATGGTTCCGGTAGGCAACATAAAGTGCCATTTGAGATTCAACAAGGGATCGCAATGGCTTTGCTTATTTCGGTGCCTATTGGCGCGGTGTTACTGCAAACCAAATCCATTTTGGGATTAATGGACGTTGAGCCATTAATGGGGCAGAAAACCATCGGCTACATGCACGCCGTGATCTTCGCAGTACCCGCCTTTTTGCTATTTCAAGCTTTGCGCAGCTTAACCGATGGTATGTCTCTAACCAAACCCGCGATGGTGATTGGGTTTATTGGTCTTTTGCTTAATATTCCCCTTAACTGGATCTTCGTATACGGTAAATTTGGTGCGCCTGCGTTAGGCGGTGTTGGCTGTGGTGTCGCAACCGCTATTGTTTATTGGGTAATGTTCGCGATGTTACTGTTTTATGTCATGACATCCGAACGTCTTGCTAAAGTAAAGGTATTTGAGCGATTCCATAAGCCAGACATTAAAGCTCTGATTCGTTTGTTTAAGCTTGGGTTCCCAGTCGCAGCCGCAATGTTTTTCGAAGTAACCCTATTTGCGGTTGTCGCTCTGCTTGTTGCACCACTGGGGCCATTAGTGGTTGCGGCGCATCAGGTAGCGATTAACTTTTCATCCTTGGTGTTCATGTTACCAATGAGTGTTGGCGCTGCCACTAGCATTCGTGTCGGGCACCGCCTTGGTGAAGCAAACGTAGAAGGCGCAACAATTGCTTCAAGAGTCGGTCTGCTAGTTGCAGTCGCATTGGCTCTAATCACCGCCCTACTAACTGTACTGTTTAGGGAGCAAGTCGCTCTACTATACACAGATAACAAAGCCGTCATTGAGTTAGCACTTCAGCTTCTTCTATTAGCAGCCGTTTATCAGGTGACGGATGCCGTGCAAGTTGTCGCGGCAGGCGCGCTGCGTGGATATAAAGACATGGCTGCGATATTCAATCGTACTTTCATTGCCTACTGGATTCTTGGCTTACCACTTGGCTATATCCTTGCGATGACAGATTGGATTGTTGAACCAATGGGCGCTCACGGATTCTGGATGGGCTTTATAATTGGTCTCTCCGCAGCGGCAATTATGCTTGGTATTCGTTTACGCTGGATGCACAGGCTAAGTGATGAAGTTCAACTTGAGCTAGCGTCAAAATAAAACAAGAAAAGGCCCACATAATGGGCCTTTGATTTATCTGATATTCGCTTTGTTGGCTTCACTACTCTGGTCGCTCTCTCATGTATCTCGCAAATCTAGGCAAACCACTACTGGTGTAGCCGTTATAGCGGAAAGTGATTTTTGAACCAATCTCAGGTGGATTCATTCTCTGTACATCACTAAAGCCACTACCTATGTAGAACTGCTCTCCTGATTCAAGCTGTACAAGTAAAGCCCCCATCTGTCCTTTATACTTGCCATTGCCAACTTTATAACCAATAACGAGCGCTTCCGCATCCTGATGCTTTTTCAGTTTTAATAAATCGCTGCTGCGACCTGCTTGATATCGACTACATATCTTTCGTAGCATTAACCCTTCACCTTTTGAGCTATCGACAGAATCCAGATAACTAAATAGCTCTTGCTCATCCAAAATCGGCGTGTGTTCGATGTAACGAATATGATCGCGTTCAAGTGAATTGACTAAATGCACTAGATTGAAGTAGCGCTTCTTATAGTCGCCAGCAGAGTGCGGGACATCAAACAGCATAAACTTAATTTTTTTCCAACTGGCATCGTTGGGAACCTTATCTAACACTGTTTGCTGAACTAAATGAAAATTCCCACGCCCCGCCCACAACTCTCCTTCTAGTGGGTAGTCTGGCAGCGCCTCTGTAAACCAGTGCGGTGCTGATATCGGATTTCCATTTCGTGTAATCAGCTTATTACCATTCCAAATCGCACGAATCCCGTCTAGCTTTTCACTTTTCCAGTAATCTGATACATCTATGTTTGCCTCGTATGAGGCGGCAAGCGTTACTGGCAAAAAATCCGCAGCGACGTCTCTTGCTTGTGCTGTTCCCATCATTGCAGACATTACACTTACAGCGACTAGCGACAGTCTGATGTTCATATCATTTATCCATAATCAACAATGGATAAATATTTACCGATATGCAGCGTGACGAGCAAGAATGGTGACTAACCCGTTCGAGTGATCTCTAACTGTGAGTTAAATAATGGAACACGTTATTACATTGAAAAATGACTAACTTACCACTCATCTCACTTTCATACTTTTGCTTGTCATTTTGAGATTATGAATTTCTCATTTTGAGAAAACAACACAACCAAGTCATAAGTGACTGATATTTAATGATTTAAAGTTTGGCACATTATCTGCTCTATACATATCAACACACTGAGGAGATAAGATTATGGAACTTCGTAAAATTGAAACTAACGACACAATCGTAACTTGGGTAATTAACGGCAATCTAGATGCAGACGGTAGCCGACATGCCCAGCCACACATCGACGAGATTCTTGCGGAGAACTCTTCTCGTGAAATTGAAATCGACTTCAGCCAAGTTCAATTTCTCGATTCGTCTGGCGTTGGCGCTATCGTTTACCTCTACAAACGTCTTGTCGAACGTCAACGCAATATGCGCATCGAAAACGTCTCTGGTCAACCATTAGAGATTATGAACTTGCTCAGAATTAACCAAGCTATACCGGTTAACTCTCAAACTCACTAATAAAAATAATAAACACTAACAAAGGACGTTGGCATGAACTTCTCTATCAAACACATAGCCCTAGCTGTATCTATAGCATCCGTTGTTGGATGTTCTAGCTACCCAGAAGAAGGGCGTGGCGGAATGGGTGAAAACTACATTCAATCCAATTTCACCCCTGTTATGCCGGATGAACCGCTTGGCCCTGAACACGGTCTGCGTTTCGACTGGCAACTGACAAAGCTTCATCTAGATTCGCTCATTCGAGAAGGGGCTCGTTGGTGTTTTCCAGCTGCTGT encodes:
- a CDS encoding DNA ligase; translation: MNIRLSLVAVSVMSAMMGTAQARDVAADFLPVTLAASYEANIDVSDYWKSEKLDGIRAIWNGNKLITRNGNPISAPHWFTEALPDYPLEGELWAGRGNFHLVQQTVLDKVPNDASWKKIKFMLFDVPHSAGDYKKRYFNLVHLVNSLERDHIRYIEHTPILDEQELFSYLDSVDSSKGEGLMLRKICSRYQAGRSSDLLKLKKHQDAEALVIGYKVGNGKYKGQMGALLVQLESGEQFYIGSGFSDVQRMNPPEIGSKITFRYNGYTSSGLPRFARYMRERPE
- a CDS encoding MATE family efflux transporter, with protein sequence MHRYKTEANTLIKLATPVLIASVAQTGMGFVDTVMAGGVSATDMAAVSIAASIWLPSILFGVGLLMALVPVVAQLNGSGRQHKVPFEIQQGIAMALLISVPIGAVLLQTKSILGLMDVEPLMGQKTIGYMHAVIFAVPAFLLFQALRSLTDGMSLTKPAMVIGFIGLLLNIPLNWIFVYGKFGAPALGGVGCGVATAIVYWVMFAMLLFYVMTSERLAKVKVFERFHKPDIKALIRLFKLGFPVAAAMFFEVTLFAVVALLVAPLGPLVVAAHQVAINFSSLVFMLPMSVGAATSIRVGHRLGEANVEGATIASRVGLLVAVALALITALLTVLFREQVALLYTDNKAVIELALQLLLLAAVYQVTDAVQVVAAGALRGYKDMAAIFNRTFIAYWILGLPLGYILAMTDWIVEPMGAHGFWMGFIIGLSAAAIMLGIRLRWMHRLSDEVQLELASK
- a CDS encoding riboflavin synthase; the encoded protein is MFTGIVQGMAEVIAIERKEKFQTHTVKLSQEMGEGLTIGASVAHNGCCLTVTKINGDLLDFDLMQATLALTNLGELKVGASVNIERAAKFGDEIGGHSMSGHISLMGEVVDVIDTPNNRTIWFSIPAEMIKYVLAKGYIGLDGCSLTIGEVEENRFSVHLIPETLERTLFGQRKIGDKINVEFDPQTQAIVDTVERVLASRV
- a CDS encoding fructosamine kinase family protein, producing the protein MWQAISKQLSETLMFSYDIVEKEKVQGGDISDCYMVSDGEQRYFVKLNKRDFLPKFDIEAENIRILRESNTVFVPELILTGKSKEHSFIILNYLPTKPLDDSKNSYAFGQQLARLHQWGEQKEYGFDQDNYIGATLQPNKWNRKWSRFFSEQRIGWQLQLLREKGINLVDINEFTQLVHDRLANHQPKPSLLHGDLWHGNAANSVFGPICYDPACYWGDRECDIAMTELFEGFQPEFYQGYESVAPLDFSYSERKDIYNLYHVLNHYNQFGGHYLDQSERLIKQILSY
- a CDS encoding STAS domain-containing protein, which gives rise to MELRKIETNDTIVTWVINGNLDADGSRHAQPHIDEILAENSSREIEIDFSQVQFLDSSGVGAIVYLYKRLVERQRNMRIENVSGQPLEIMNLLRINQAIPVNSQTH
- a CDS encoding DUF3802 family protein; translation: MVVETDGYLALIEHLAFNLDVFASEDGDIGTESVEDVVTDMVASNIMAIFEQNPELHSSVRFQLLKEADSVVEDLGEVLAGVWAKPATNEQIGFLDEYIALVKNLFDSAVAKYD
- a CDS encoding CPXCG motif-containing cysteine-rich protein; protein product: MRKYTEKMVSCPHCGHSIGITLDASNGSQNFYDDCPACCHAIHLSMTVDEQMDKIELLVDADDEQIF